A region from the Vanessa tameamea isolate UH-Manoa-2023 chromosome 3, ilVanTame1 primary haplotype, whole genome shotgun sequence genome encodes:
- the Hip14 gene encoding palmitoyltransferase Hip14 has product MYDSTCGAAATGQCGKSQREGDGPPPREPPPAPLERDYSGFDIVKATQYGAFARVKELVEAGWDVNQPDHETVTLLHWASINNRREIIEYLLSKGAKVDAIGGELQSTPLHWATRQGHLEATVLLVRAGADASLRDAEGCACLHLAAQFGHTAVVAYLVARGVAADGPDAGGMTPLMWACWKVSAVDPARLLLTLGASTNPTDRSHGNTALHWAILARNTTAITTLILYGNASLDVPNLRGVTPLAMLQSSADSLWVGSKVSDKIKEHAVISSKKNIFRRLAYDKKFRWWCVVSIPFLAFYITGLVLEMDAMYPIKAFLLVCFYALLHFLTNALFDDDLKNIFPLSVYLATKVWFYITWLAFVAPVVSGAATAGFLLCSLALWYTFLRSWRSDPGVISASRADKFRTIIELSERGGAGGGFEPARFCSACLLRRPLRSKHCSVCNRCVAKFDHHCPWVANCIGAKNHRYFVGFLVSLVVMCAWMLWGATRSFTARCGAAAGPGAPLAWASCDAWLAWVSLNAAFHLFWVTVLACCQLYLVVCLGMTTNEQLNRGRYRHFQARGGRSPFSRGPLNNLADFLGCGLCCASVRARDWAAAGLDEPDGPDGPDGPDADERPMLSPRHFV; this is encoded by the exons ATGTACGATAGCACGTGCGGCGCCGCCGCTACGGGACAATGTGGAAAGTCCCAGCGCGAGGGCGATGGGCCTCCGCCGCGCGAGCCTCCGCCGGCTCCTCTAGAACGGGATTACAGCGGATTCGATATTGTAAAGGCCACACAATATGGGGCTTTTGCTCGTGTAAAAGAACTTGTCGAGGCCGGTTGGGATGTAAATCAACCAGATCACGAAACAGTAACTCTCTTGCACTGGGCTTCTATAAACAATAG ACGGGAGATCATCGAGTACCTGCTGTCGAAGGGCGCGAAAGTGGACGCGATCGGCGGCGAGCTGCAGTCGACGCCGCTGCACTGGGCCACGCGCCAGGGCCACCTGGAGGCCACGGTGCTGCTGGTGCGCGCGGGCGCCGACGCCTCGCTGCGCGACGCGGAGGGCTGCGCGTGCCTGCACCTGGCGGCGCAGTTCGGCCACACGGCGGTCGTGGCCTACCTGGTGGCGCGCGGCGTGGCGGCCGACGGGCCCGACGCGGGCGGCATGACGCCGCTCATGTGGGCCTGCTGGAAGGTGTCGGCCGTGGACCCGGCGCGCCTGCTGCTCACCCTGGGCGCCTCCACCAACCCCACCGACCGTTCCCACGGCAACACCGCGCTGCACTGGGCCATACTCGCTCGCAACACTACGGCAATCACCACCCTGATCCTCTAT GGAAACGCCAGCTTAGATGTGCCCAACCTTCGCGGAGTGACGCCCCTCGCGATGTTGCAGAGCAGTGCGGACTCGTTGTGGGTTGGTTCCAAGGTTTCCgacaaaataaaagaacatgCTGTGATATCGTCCAAGAAGAATATATTTCGCCGACTGGCGTACGACAAG AAGTTTCGGTGGTGGTGCGTAGTGAGCATCCCCTTCCTAGCGTTCTACATCACGGGGCTGGTGCTGGAGATGGACGCCATGTATCCGATCAAGGCCTTCCTTCTCGTCTGCTTCTACGCGCTCCTCCACTTTCTGACCAACGCGCTCTTCGACGATGACCTCAAGAATATATTTCCTCTGAGCGTGTATCTGGCGACTAAG GTGTGGTTCTACATCACGTGGCTGGCGTTCGTGGCGCCCGTGGTGAGCGGCGCGGCCACGGCCGGCTTCCTGCTGTGCTCGCTGGCGCTCTGGTACACCTTCCTGCGCTCGTGGCGCAGCGACCCCGGCGTCATCAGCGCCAGCCGCGCCGACAAGTTCCGC ACCATCATCGAGCTGTCGgagcgcggcggcgcgggcggcggcttCGAGCCGGCGCGGTTCTGCTCGGCGTGCCTGCTGCGGCGCCCGCTGCGCTCCAAGCACTGCTCCGTGTGCAACCGCTGCGTGGCCAAGTTCGACCACCACTGCCCCTGGGTCGCCAACTGCATCG GAGCCAAGAACCACCGCTACTTCGTGGGGTTCCTGGTCAGCCTGGTGGTGATGTGCGCGTGGATGCTGTGGGGGGCGACGCGCTCGTTCACGGCGCGCTGCGGGGCGGCCGCGGGGCCCGGCGCTCCTCTGGCCTGGGCCTCGTGCGACGCGTGGCTGGCCTGGGTGTCGCTCAACGCCGCCTTCCACCTGTTCTGGGTGACGGTGCTGGCGTGCTGCCAGCTGTACCTCGTGGTGTGCCTCGGCATGACGACCAACGAGCAGCTGAACCGCGGGCGCTACCGGCACTTCCAGGCGCGGGGGGGCCGCTCGCCCTTCAGCCGCGGCCCGCTCAACAACCTGGCGGACTTCCTGGGCTGCGGCCTGTGCTGCGCCTCCGTGCGCGCGCGCGACTGGGCCGCGGCCGGCCTGGACGAGCCGGACGGGCCGGACGGGCCGGACGGGCCGGACGCTGACGAGCGGCCCATGCTGTCGCCGCGCCACTTCGTGTGA